CTGGCGTCAGATTTTCCAGCAGCGTCATCACCACGGTAACCGCGGCTTTGTTATCGGCGCCGAGTACGCTGGTGCCGTCACTGAAAATTATCTCCTCATTCGGGTAGGCGAGGATCTCCGGATGTTCATCAACGCGCAGCCAGATATCTTGCGTACTGTTCAGACAGAGATCTTGTCCCTCAAAGCGCAGGATCTGCGGATGAATATGCGGGGATAAACCGACGTCCACGGTGTCGATATGGGTGATAAAACCAATGCGCGGCGCACCGGGAACATTGCCTTTTTTGACGGCGGTGACGGTCGCGTGATCGTCAATAACGATCTCTTCAAGACCGAGTGTTTTCAACTCATTAGCCAGTTCGCGTGCCATATCAAACTGCCCGACGGTGGTGGGTAAGGTGGTGGCAGTGGGATCGCTTTGGCTAGTGATGTTGAGATAGCGAAAGAAGCGATGCGTTAATTGACTGGTGAGCGACGACGTCATAGTGATTCCTTCTTTATTCGAATTATCAGGTGTTTGCAAATTCACTTTAATGTTATTTATGAGAGGGCAAACAACAAGCCTTTACAATAAAACAACAGGAAAAACTATGATTAGCAAACCGACAACACTTGCTCTGGCGTTGGCCGCGATGATAGTGAGTTCTTCTGTGGCGGCGAAAACGCTGGTCTATTGCTCGGAAGGCTCGCCGGAAAACTTCAACCCACAACTCTATACCTCGGGCACCAGCGTGGATGCCAGCGCGGTGCCGGTCTATAACCGGCTGGTGGATTTCAAAGTGGGCACCACGCAACTGCAACCCAGCCTCGCGGAAAGCTGGGATGTCAGCGAAGACGGCAAGGTTTACACCTTCCATCTGCGCAAAGGGGTGAAGTTCCAGAGCAACAAATACTTCACGCCAACGCGCGACTTCAACGCCGATGACGTGATCTTCTCATTTATGCGGCAAAAAGACGCAAACAACCCCTATCACAATGTCTCTAACGGTACTTACTCGAACTTTGAAAGTCTGGAGTTTGGGTCGCTGATCACCGCGATTGATAAACTCGACGACCATACCGTGCGCTTTACACTGGCGCACCCGGAAGCGCCGTTTGTCGCTGACCTTGGCTGGTATTTCGCGTCGATCCTCTCAGCGGAATACGCCGATGCGATGTTAAAAGCAGGAACCCCGGAACGTGTCGATATGGACCCGATTGGCACCGGTCCGTTCCGCCTGGCACAGTACCAGAAAGATTCACGCATTCTGTTTACCGCGTTCGACGGCTACTGGCAGGGCAAAGCCAAAATTGATCGTCTGGTCTTCAGTATCACGCCGGATGCGTCCGTGCGGGTGGCAAAACTGGAGAAGAACGAGTGCCAGGTCATGCCGTTCCCCAATCCGGCCGATTTGCCGCGCCTGAAAGAGAATAAAGACATCACGCTGATGAGCAAAGCCGGGTTGAACACCGGGTTCCTGTCGTTCAACACGCAAAAAGCGCCGCTGGATAATGTCAAAGTGCGCCAGGCGCTGGCGATGGCGATCAACAAACCGGCGATCATCCAGGCTGTGTTCCAGGGAACGGGCACCGCCGCGAAAAACCTGCTGCCGCCGGGCGTCTGGAGCGCGGACAGCGAACTGCAGGATTACGACTACGATCCGGAAAAAGCCAAAGCGCTGCTGAAAGAGGCCGGATTTGTGCCGGGAACAGCCATCGATTTATGGGCC
This genomic interval from Kosakonia sacchari SP1 contains the following:
- a CDS encoding ABC transporter substrate-binding protein gives rise to the protein MISKPTTLALALAAMIVSSSVAAKTLVYCSEGSPENFNPQLYTSGTSVDASAVPVYNRLVDFKVGTTQLQPSLAESWDVSEDGKVYTFHLRKGVKFQSNKYFTPTRDFNADDVIFSFMRQKDANNPYHNVSNGTYSNFESLEFGSLITAIDKLDDHTVRFTLAHPEAPFVADLGWYFASILSAEYADAMLKAGTPERVDMDPIGTGPFRLAQYQKDSRILFTAFDGYWQGKAKIDRLVFSITPDASVRVAKLEKNECQVMPFPNPADLPRLKENKDITLMSKAGLNTGFLSFNTQKAPLDNVKVRQALAMAINKPAIIQAVFQGTGTAAKNLLPPGVWSADSELQDYDYDPEKAKALLKEAGFVPGTAIDLWAMPVQRPYNPNAKRMAEMIQADWAKVGVQTKIVTYEWGEYLKRVKGGEHQAALMGWTTATGDPDNFFGPLFTCTSANGGSNSAKWCYAPFDKIVSEAKVTTDHDKRVALYKEAQQMMHDQMPAVMIAHSTIFEPVRKEVQGYEIDPFGKHIFWQVDLKK